Genomic segment of Hoplias malabaricus isolate fHopMal1 chromosome 14, fHopMal1.hap1, whole genome shotgun sequence:
attatgcCATGGCCCCAATGGTGAATCTGCCAATCTTGGTGTTCTGTGGCAAATGCCAGTCACCCTGCACGGTGTTGGGCTGCAAGCATAAGCCCCACTTGTGGACATCGGGTCTTCATACCATcctcatggagtctgtttctgacagtttggGAGTAACATGGATTTTAGTGGCTCAggacactgtgctgacagacacagcaaaccttTTTGCCACAGCTCACACTGATGTAacatcctggatgagctgctCTACCTGAAcaacttctgtgggttgtagacaccGCCTCATGCTGCCTCCAGGGGTGAGGGCACTGACaaatgcaaaagtgaccaaaacatcagccagaaaagatgagaacagagaaaaggtCTGTAATCACCACCTGCAGAAACACTCCTTTATAGGTGTTGCTAGGCTAATTGCCTCACAATTCTACCTATTGTCAGTTCCATTTGAGCAACAGCAAGTGAAAATGATTCAcactctgtggtgcttcataACTGAAGCTGGATAacttttttgagcagtgtatataCAAAACTGTCCCATTGGGATAACGTAGATCTTTCCTTGGCTGTGCTTCCTTGCACTTGCCACAAGAAGTCTTCTTCAGCCTTGTATTGACTCTAATCCCATGTGACCCTTCAGTGTCTATTCACCTGCATCTTTTCTTTCCCCAATCAGCCTAACATAAAAGACTTGTCCACACCCACCTTCAGTGAACAGTACTGTCAGTTCTTGTATTTGTTTATAGACATTTtctctgctgtgttttaataTGTTGAGACCTTTGGCCTGTTTTTGACAGTTCCTTGGATTTTGTTTAGGATCTTGTTCCTTGTTGCCTTACTCTCTTTGACTTTTTTGCTCTGCCCCTAACTTTGATGTTGGTTTGCTCCTTAGCAGTTGGCTGAACTAATACAATAGAATTAGCCTGGAATCCAGTGGGGAAACTGGGATACGGTTTGTTAATGTTACTTATTTGTTGTTGATATTAATGTATTACCCTTGCATAAGGCTGATGAGAACATTTTGTGAATTTTGCCTCATTTAATACGAATGTAAATCAGTccaacaaaatgtgtttttcgatttatatttaaaagaaaaaaaggcatACAATTTTGAAGCAATGTGGGCATTTTTCAAGGCCATTTAAAAAGTCAATTTCGTCAGATATATCTGTATCTGTTTACACATTAAATAGATCAATACAAGGACACACAGCAACGTGATTATTCAATGTTGAACGTTGAACAGCAGTCCCTTGTGGAACATTAATAAATGGGAGTGATCACCTGTATGTGAGTGATTTGATTTCCAAGAAGTGGTATTCAGAGAAGCCAAACCTATAAATGTATTcaatatttgttattttctctATTCTTAAGAGTGTCCATTaagaaaaaatctcagaataattgagTAAAAAGATCCGTATAATTTCGagaatataatcagaatatTTCGAGAAACACTGTTATGGcttattatttgttataatatgtagacagacagactcacagtctgtgaacagaattatttattaaacgcattcacTCGTCATGACGACTAATCCCGTCAATGCAGCCCCCGACTGCGACGAAGACGggtttagtttattgtacgagtcTATGAGCGGTAACGCGATTTattttttcgttttttttttcaacgccgtggccctaaaactccgtcgcaTTAACATGATTTGGACGGAGGAAGACAGATTTTAGCGGATGTTGTACAATAAGATAtaacacatataaatatatgatataacatgatatatatataaaaaaacgaATGTATACGTTTTGACATGTGATAACACACTCATACGTATACGTCCGACATAGTATAAAAAATGCTGTTTGACGAAAATTCATTATGTCCCTGTCTGTTAGAAGACACTTGGGAGTCATTCGCTCCATTTCTGAACCATTTGCAGTGAGCTGGTGTCTGGCTCTGTTTGAGTGACTGTTCAGAAACAAACTCTGTCTCCTCCCAGCGGCAAAGACTCTCATTACACCTCAAACACCTGAGACTCGAGTTTATTCAGATTAGAGCTCTATGTTCCAGTAAAACCACCGATACCAGTTTTGTCACCAAACCTGCTCTTATGAACAAAGGGGTGTTGTGTGTggagggaggtgtgtgtgtgtgtgtgtgtgtgtgtgtgtgtgtgtgttggggggggggtacaGTCCGACCACAAAAGCAGCGACAGGTTTCCTTTCCGGAAACGTCATGTTCTCACAGCAACATGTCCAGAAGAACTTCTTCTTTCACTTCACCTCCTTCTCCGTCCTCTTCTACCGCTTCGTCCTCTTTCTCTGCAGTCAGTTCTTTTTCCAGAAATGGACAGACTCTCAGGCTTTTCTCGGCTCTGTTTTATGCCGCTAGTTCCTTCCTCATTATCGTTGTCAACAAAACTGTTTTAACCACTTACCGGTGAGTGAGCTGCTAGCATTAACACTAGCACTGCTGTTAACTTTCATTATCCTACTGTCAAATATAATATTACACTAGCAAGGCGGTTAACTTTCATTATTATACTCtgaaacattattattttacactaaCACTGTTGTTAGCCTTATTAATTCACTAACACTTCTGTAGATTTGTATTCTTCACTCAGTACTGtagacatttattattattagcattaCTACTACAACCTTTACCATTTGAATAAATCTTAAATTAAAAATCACTAGAATTAATATTAACTTTCAGTCACAACTTAGTAGCACTGTCATTACAACTTACTAGAGTTCATGTTATCCTTCAATCCTGCCATTATATTAATACAGTGGTGTACAGTACAACCAAACACTGTTTAGATTAAATTTCCAATAATAGATAAATGACAACAGACAAAACCCAAGATAAGGCACATAGACAAAAAGTACAATCTTCATTCAAAACTAACTAGCATTATTGTTATTACCTGCCATTGCTATTCAATTCCATTATTTTTCACTGTCATGGCTATATACTTCCAGTACTATTCAATAGCATTACTATAATTTAACTAGCATTACAATACTAACTTTTACTGCTTAGTGTTGTCCATGTACATTCTTGTatcaagaacaaaaaaaaaaaaaaggaccaaaattccacttgcaaacATTCAGCAAAACATTGGCAATCCTTAGTTCCCAAATGATTGAAAAGTGTAAGTAAACAGAGATCTTTCTCAACAGTTTTGGAGTATGTTGCAGACATCAAATtctaaaatgacaaaatacaatcaaaatGTGGAACATCTTTCTTTGTAATTTGTTGAGCTCAATAAAGTTTCAATAAAACGTTCTAAATGCTTTTGGGAATGAGGTTGTACTACAGTCTGCTTTCTGTCATTGCAATCATGAAGTAATATGTTAATTTTGTTATTGATTTACTTTTGCAGTTGTTAACTTTATGCTTACAATGTGGTTGTGGCGCAACaactaaaatattacatttttacagattTCCTTCTTACACATTCCTTGGAATTGGACAGGTAAGTTTCTTTGTTGTACTTTTTGTTTATGCTCAATATAAGCCAAGACCTTAATAATCCATTAAGGAAATTGACTTGTAACAGCAAtaagtataaatataaaaaacaacaaactatCAATaagaatgcaaacacacacacacacacacacacacacacacacacacacttgtgaggGATTATTGTTGCACAGgggaaataaaaacattgatCTTTGGCAGATAATCATGACTGTCAATAACCCTGCTGGTATTTAaagcttgtttttattttctatctCAGATGGCATTCACCATTATCGTCCTTTACATGGCCAAATTATGCAAAGCAGTCAGTTTTCAGGACTTTGACAAATCTTTACCCAGAAAAGTgagtattaataatatttaaacaattaTAATTATGAcggaaattaaaaataaataaaaataggtcttaataataatgtaaatgcCAAATGCAAAATAATTTTGGGAATAGCCATAACAAGTCTTCTTGTAACATGATGTTTTCCACAGATTTTTCCTTTACCTTTACTCTATGTTGGGAATCACGTAACAGGCCTGGGAAGCACAAAGAAATTAAGGTatgttttatttagaaaatgttATATTCAGAGCATTAAACATAAATGCAGCTAATAAATTTGTCATTCCATTAAAGCCAGTATCAGGATATTCTATCATTTTGCCAACTATtggtgtttttaatattttgacttGTTTCACTTTCAGCAGACAGCGTTCAAAGGGAATGTCTTTTGATGATTAGATGCAAATTTCACAAAAAGATGTTAAATGGCAGGCCTTAATTTCATGCTGAACAAAGATGATTTGGTAGATAGAGGGGTTTATTAACAGCCACTTCTTATAATTCATGGTAATGAAAACATGTTAAAGTAACGAGATTTTACAATAATCTTAGTGTTTGCATTTTTTTCGTGGTAGCATATTTTGATGTGGCATATCTATAACTGACTTGTGTTCTATAAATCTACTTTACAGCTTACCCATGTTCACTGTGCTCAGAAAATTCACTATAATCCTGACAATGATTATGGAGGCAAAAATACTAAGGTATGTGTTAAGAAAAACCTGGAAGAACAAAGTCATTGCATTTCTTCAAAGAAACATTGAAGTCATTCATCTTGTCTGTCACAAAGTTTTCTAATCCAAAATGTTACATTAGTAGTCACTAATGATAATTTTACAACAAAGTCAGTGAGATGTTAAAAATGTGGAGGGAAAAAATTGacataaggaaaaaaaaatgttttttacttTGTAGTTCCATCATGGCTGTTGTTATAAGAACCAGAGTTCGCAATGTCCataacacaaatacatataatGTATTTGTCCTTCAAAATTACCAGAATGTCTTCCAGACATTCTAGCGAACCAGCCTTCAAGAGACATTTGGGCTTTGAGTTACTTTGCTGAGTGCACAAGGACTATATCTGGCCAAAACCACATATATGCTTCTTCTGGTTATTCATTGGTCGCGAGACAAGAGGTAATATTAAGTACCTCTTAAattgttgtttaaaataatgcttAAATTGATATTATAAATAGGCCTGTCTTAATTACTACATAATCGCCTGATTGTTATTACATCTGATGATCACAGTCACAGGTCCAACAAACAGTCAGTTAACTGCGTTTCCATTGCTACAACTAAGGAGATATGAATAAGCAGACTGAGTGTAAGTTGTGCCTCAACTCTTTTGCTTATATAGTCTCTTGGTGGTCGTTGGTCTGTCCAAGAACTTTTGGTTTTTAAAACTGATCGAACAGTGTTCATCAAAACTCACTTATTTGTCATCCCACAACATAATGTGTCCTTAAATTGCTGCAAGAACCTGGTGATGATTGTGTTTGCTGATGTAAATGTAATCTGTGTTTACTGTTGGTGTGAAGAAGCAAATTGTGCAGTTTTCCCCCACAGGCTCCATTTCAAATGGCTCTATACTCCAGATGTACATAGCAATTAAAATACTGACTTCTGCACCTTAACAGTATTATGTAGTAGTATGTCTAACAGAGACATTTGTGATTAAGCCAGATGTGCACAGTTACTAATTGAAAGGGAGTAAAATGCACTTTGAGATTTGAGAACCACTTGAAGAGACATTTAGAAGTATTAAAATTTGCTCTTGCAAGAGATTTCCttatattttcataaaaaaataaaataataaagtactCTATGCATCACCCAAAATTACCCAGgttattaatttcattattttgaAGCCTATGGAcataaatattgtatttatgTATGCTAACCTAGGTTAATTGGTCAACATTTCTGTGGTATTTCTGCAGTGTATACATACATTCTGTGTTAAATAATTCTGGTCTAGAGGTTCTGGGTTTGATGAAAAGCCTTGTGTCCTTTATTAGTCAGGGTCACATGGAAATCTTACATGACACATAGTAGATGTCACATTTTATGccatttttcaaaacacacactgtaaaaaatgtatgtgaATTTTACGttggaaaactgtaaaaacgTGACAGTAAATAactaaactctaaaaaggttgaaaacagtttctgtaaccgtaaatacttttatcagccaaaatacacatatttacatctctttaatgtaaaaaatacattatttcactgttagaCGCAACCATTAAACCATTAGGGGTGGTACAGtatccaaggactgggaggagctgagactcattagggagctcccagcatgccttgcttctccatattttctgtgattttcaaagttgctttttttttctgtctttgagacttttttattttgggttgcattggggtgattattctgtgttctgtgtatgttgtgatgagatgtgtgttggtcaggaaagtttaccatcagcctgtgttacAAGTGCTGGAGCATGGCACCCAGATACTGTAGCTTTCCTTTGTCCTTTTGGCAATGcatccttttaagggctgaatataggatgaggtttggctatatctaaatatggctatatctcaCTCTCCAGTCTCTTATTTGttacacaatttacatgttaattatatggcaaaacaatgtttctttgttatttttatgtaaatactatgaTATTTTACCGTATgtatctgttttttaacagaaaaatactgtaaaaaaagcagttcttaaatgtaaaatatatgattgccaaaaacatgaccgtatattttacggtgaaattGTGGCAACCATGGCTGCCAGTTTTTTACCGTAAGTtttacgtattttttttacagtgcagggCATTACCATCAAGTCTAAATTACCCTCAATGACTTGTAATAAAAaggatatatattatattatattataaataaccaTCATTCTTTTACTGAAATATGAGTGAGGCTTAGGTTATCCTTTTTGTGGATCTATGACTAAGTCTAGACATAGCTGGTCTTGTTTAATGCTGGTAACAATTTATGTTTATAAGATTACTTAAGGTACTGTTTTGCCTTACACCAACCTGCCTGAATTTCACGTAGTAGCTTTTTGTAGGTAAGCAATACATGCTTTGGGTGTCTGCTTCCTATCTCCACCACTAAATCATTCTTATTCCATGTGGTTTTCTAGAATGGCACTtcacattaaacagcttcaaaTGAGTCTGTTTATACCCTAATGATTGAATTATGCAGAATTCTTGATAtttggtggaattccccttttaTTCCTTTTGTTAGATTACCACTGTGTTCTTTTAATGTATATGTTATTTATTGTAGATCAGTCACTTTGTACCATCATCAATATTTTATTGGTCCTCAGATTACAAAGAATGAGTgtttaaattaatgaaaatagACCCCAAAGTGTCAGGGATACTtccgtttttttttatttaggcaTGCATGCTATATTTTTCAAACCTCTAATTTTCTTATAGGAAAACATTTTCAACTCAGTTGGTGTGCAGTGTATTGGCCATTGTGTTTGGGGCCTTGGTTGCTGCAAGGTACAGTTATCTGTTCACAGCTTCATTAATCAGCATCTCAACTTTACCTCAGCAGTATGGTAAATTCATgacaatttgtttttattttgtttatattgataCAGCTCTGACCTGGCATTTGATCCAGAAGGATACACTTTCGTTCTGCTCAATGATGTATTCACTGCTGCCAATGGCGTGTACACAAAGAAGAAACTGGGAATAGAGGTATGtatctgaaatattttttttacaataactATTACACTGTGATTGGTAAGGTTTATTACATCATAACTACTGTTTAGTAATATATCATTTCAATAACctttttaataaacataattTTGTGGAAACCTTAACAGCCCTTTTTATTGTATGAATGTTAAATTGTTAATGGACAAAAATTACatggaataaataaaacataaatgtgCTAGAGTGGTGCACAGAAGAACCATGTTTGATTTCCTAAAGAACAATGTTTGAAAAGAGAACCTGTTCATTATGTGGAGGTTCAAACAAAGTTGCGTTTTAAAATGGATTAATTCAGAAGACTTTTACGTAAACCAAAATTGCTCTTATGTGGCAATTAAGTATTTGTGTACAGTACAGTAAAGTTAGATATATTCCCTTTTCATACAAAGATAGTTTGTAGAGATTTTGTAGATGTGAAGTTACAACATGGTGGCATGGTggagcagtaggtagtgtcgcagtcacacagcttcagggacctggaggttgtgggatgaAGTCCCACtccgaatgactgtctgtgaggagtttgatgtgttctccctgtgtctgtgtgggtttcttccgggtgctccggtttcctcccacgatcgaTAAAACaccagttggtaggtggattggcgactcaaaagagtctgtaggtgtgagttgtgtttgtgaaggactggcgccccctccagggtgtgatcctgccttgcacccagtgattccgggtaggctccagacccaccgtgaccctgaactggataagcggttacagaaattgaatgaatgaaaagttacAACATCAATTGAATTTttctcacacattttaaaaatatgttaataaattattttattttaatatgttgtGGCCATCTTCCAAAAACTGGTTTCTTTTTCCTAGGAAATGTGAAAACTTGTGAAAACTAACTCTGTATGTGGGGCCTCTCCCATTAAGTAAACACTGCATTTATCTATCGTCTATTAGCTCTGCCTTTGACTTGATGTATTTCTCTGCTTTCAAAGGGCCTTGGCAAGTATGGGATTTTATTCTACAATGCATTCATCATCATTATACCCACTGCGGTGGCAAGTGCCTACTCAGGAGATATGGAAAAGGTGAGTGGGGGAATGAAGgattagtttattattattttgaaaattgTCTACAGTTACATAACATTAAAAGACAAATAACAAAATATGTTGCCTTTTTAGGCCATTGCTTTTCAGGGGTGGTTGTCACTGAGTTTCGTCTTATTTTTTCTTCTGTCTTGTGTCATGGGGTATGTAATTCTTCTTTATTTCCTTTTGTGAGTcaaatgtaactgtaaataaTTCTGACTGGTCCTAATCAATTTTGATGATGTATCTTTTCAGGTTCATTTTGATGTACTCCATTGTTCTGTGTAGTTACTACAACAGTGCCTTAACCACTACCGTTATTGGAGCAATTAAGGTTGGTATATACCTTTAATTATCCTCTTTTTCTCTgactttttctttatttttacttttttcagaCAAGTGTACATCAGTGATACAAGGAAGCAGCCACAATATAGATCAAATTTAGGCTGTAACACCCTCTGGTGTTAGCTTAACGGAATTGTAGTCAGTGGTTAACTGATAGAAATAAAACTGGTGTGGAACAGGTTCAAGTAGTAGTTAGTaggtcatcatcatcatcatcatcattatctgtaaccgcttatccaattcagggtcgcggtgggtccagagcctacctggaatcattgggcaccagtctttcacaaggcaacacagacacacacacacacattcacacaatcacacctacggacacttttgagtcgccaattcacctaccaacgtgtgtttttggactgtgggaggaaaccggagcacccggaggaaacgcacatggacacgtggagaacacaccaactgctcacagacagtcacccggagcgggaaacaaacccacaacctccaggcccctggagctgtgtgactgctgcaccaccgtgccgccctagttaGTAGGTGGGCGATTCAAACCCTGACAGGCTGATCCATGGGAGGTGTGGCTAAGCAGCATTCACCGTGAATGACACAGAGTAGCAAgagtgtttgaggaaaacaccAGCAGATGTGCTAAGCTTCAGAGGCTTTTCCTTCACAGTTTTCTTTAGAGGGATTAGTAGATTGAAAGGGTGCCAAAGGCATCTGAACAAAACTGTTAACAAAAGGAAGAAAGGATTTCTTGTTAAAATGGGTTTTAATTTCAGTTGTTATAGTGGGGCAAATGATTGACATACTTTTTTTATATCCTTGACTTtagaatatatatacattttgagTAAGTACCTGCGAGTACAGACTAGTTGTTATTTAGAGCCTGTTTCCTttacagggattaagcctagtcatAGACTGCACTATACTGTGAATACTGATTTTCTACTGAAAGGCATATGTAGTCCCCGAATGAACAGGCAACGGATTTAACTCCTGCTTGGTGTTTTTCTGGATtaggatttttttattttattttgtgcaaTAAGAAAAAGCTTTCTAGccaataaacagtaataaagCTGATTTATCAATTCCTAGTTGGTATTCACTCATTTTATTGTAGTTGTCCATGTGATTTAATTCTCaatgtctttttttcatttaaagtgTCATATGCATTGAACAGTAgttgttattaattatttgaCCTCCACACCTTTATGTTAGATGTTTGAACTTGTGATCtcgttattaatatttttaatgtctCATTTAATTTAGCTGTTTTGTGTTGACTGGTGGAATGTTGCTTTCTCTTTTGAGCCTCAGTCTTACCACGGTTTCCTCCCTATGATTTTTAAGGAgtttttccttccactgtcGCACACATCTTACTCATTAGGGAAAATtacttctgcttttttttttgtagaatgtTGCTGTAGCCTACATTGGCATGTTTATTGGAGGAGACTATGTTTTTTCATGGCCTAACTTTGTAGGTCTAAACATTTGGTAAGTAACTGCTGTAATCATTCTAAAACGCTAATATTTTTGAAATGGgacttgtatttatttatttagtactgtttcatgttttttttattattattattattctgtttcAAACCCTTTCAGTATCTCAGGTGGCTTGATGTACTCATACCTGACTTTCCACAGTAGCTCTTCCACACAAACGGTTACTCAAGACGAAGACAAACTGCGAGTACATGTGGTAGAGGAGCTGCGGGACAGTGCCGAGAACCAAACATTATCAGATGCCGTTAAACCTACAATCTGAGATTGTTCCAATGCAGTAAATGAAGCTGCTATCAGGGATTATTGTTTACAACAAACTAACTGGAGTCAACCTTTAGGTACATTTCCCAATTTACTGTGATCCAACTTCTGGAAGCAGAGCTTTATTTTAACTTTCACTACAGACTGTAGGTACAACATGGATCATGTGTAACTACACTCTTAAACTATATGTATTTATCTTACATTTGCACGGTGACTGTGAAGTTAAAATGCTATAATGTATGTCCATATCATCATTATATAAAGTCTATGTGTTTCTGGAGATGTTTATGCTTATAATAAGAGGTTTAGTTTCTTGGTCAGCTGTTTAGCACTGTAAAATTAGTTCATGCACAATACAAAAAATTATGTACAAAAAATTATCCAGATGTGACATTATCATCTAGatttttgctgttatttatCATTGAGGACCAAAGGCCAATCATACAGGCGATCATAAAGTTACTACAGAAGACATGATCTTAACATAATTATTCATAATTGTAACAGGCCTGACTTTTGAGATCAGATCAGATTCACTTTGATATTCATTAATATGCAGTGTACAGTACTGTCCAAAAAATATAGGCACCTGAGaatacctgaaaaaaaaaaaaaaatatatatatatatatatatttaatatatatatattattaaatatatatattaaatacaattatttattacagCTAGTGATTTTTTCTATGTGAAAGTGTTGGTTTAAAGCTTCCTAAATCTCTCATGGCAGTCCAGTATTGGTTGTGGTTAtaatccaatacctagtttaataaatacttcatccATATGATCAAGAATACATGAAAACAAACCTTGTTCCTCAAACTAGtttttagggaaaaaaaatctgtacttacgtttttatatttattgtaataatgtaattttatataaacatatattaagAAGATAAATTGGTTAATTTACATCTCTAAGACGTTTGCACAGCACTGTGTATTTTGTCAAGATCATTTCTGAATGCATATTAGAAACAGATTTTGCCATACAAATACAGAAATGTCATATTTAAATACTTGAATATTTGTATCAgcgtcctcagtgggtcaagaGATGCTTTTTCTATAGCAACAATTACATATTTGATGTTATGAATGTAGGACATgtatatatttcaatatttatttataatatttcaatttGTTGCTGTATGGCACAATATTTACTATTTTTGTTTACATGAATACTGTAAGATGAATGTGTTCATTCAAAAAAAATGAAGTAATAAGTTTTCTGTACTGAGATTGATATAATGACGCACAAGTGTAGTCAGTCATTTATGGTATTTAATGAAAACCAGCAGTTCTAACACCAACGATTATCTACGGGAAAATGCCttctttacacatttataatgtACTTTCCACAACAATATTTCCATGTTACAGATCTAACAACCTGATTTACATTCTATTGTCAGAATAAATCAAAGGCAGTCACAAAGGACTCAGAATTTAACTTAAAAGTATACTTTGTGCAGCTTACCAAGTGACtttgaaatatattaataatatataaagaaaCATACAATAATTAGGTGTACTTAATAAATCTACTTGTTATTGGATGTTCAATAGAAACAATGTTTTCcagttttttttccatgttcACCAGATTATTtagtaaattattttctttgaaCACTGACATCTGAGTTCATGTAACAAGCCACAGTTAACTAAATTAACAACCCAACTGGATCAAAGGGACTTGAATTTTTGAAAAACTTAAAGGAAAGTCAATTGATAAAGGCTATAGGAGATGAAACCCTTAATGTAGTGTTTCAGAATTCAACACA
This window contains:
- the slc35d2 gene encoding nucleotide sugar transporter SLC35D2 — its product is MSRRTSSFTSPPSPSSSTASSSFSAVSSFSRNGQTLRLFSALFYAASSFLIIVVNKTVLTTYRFPSYTFLGIGQMAFTIIVLYMAKLCKAVSFQDFDKSLPRKIFPLPLLYVGNHVTGLGSTKKLSLPMFTVLRKFTIILTMIMEAKILRKTFSTQLVCSVLAIVFGALVAASSDLAFDPEGYTFVLLNDVFTAANGVYTKKKLGIEGLGKYGILFYNAFIIIIPTAVASAYSGDMEKAIAFQGWLSLSFVLFFLLSCVMGFILMYSIVLCSYYNSALTTTVIGAIKNVAVAYIGMFIGGDYVFSWPNFVGLNICISGGLMYSYLTFHSSSSTQTVTQDEDKLRVHVVEELRDSAENQTLSDAVKPTI